In Capsicum annuum cultivar UCD-10X-F1 chromosome 8, UCD10Xv1.1, whole genome shotgun sequence, the genomic window aataatgataacaaTGGAGTAGGATAGTTGCGAGGCGATTTTGCACAAACACAAAGACTTCTACCTCTGTCCCATCTCATATAgcgtaatttttaattttaatctcACTATGATCAAACTCACTACGTAGCCTAAAATGCGATATTTGATTCAATTATTAAATCATATGGACTTATTTAAATTAAAACTCTTAATCAAGAGTTATTTACTAAATTTCAAAGACTTTAGGGGAACACTGACCCTTTTTTTCAGCAAAATATATGGTTAGTGGAACAAGTTGAAGAAAGTGACAATTACCAAAAGGACAAAACTTTAACCAGACTCATTAACCATAGTTGCATTGGAGTTAGTAAACCCTGATTAATTTAACCGACCCTAGAGCTAAACCTAGGCTCCTCACCTAGCCTATAAAACCGGGCcttttctcctctttttcttcaCAGTTCTCCCTTCAATTTTTCCTCTAGGgtttctctttttagttttaaaaaaatggcAGAAGTTGAGTATAGGTGCTTTGTCGGTGGTCTAGCTTGGGCTACTAATGACCAAACACTTGCGGATGCTTTTTCTCAGTTCGGCGAAGTTACGGAATCCAAGGTCTGTTGTTGCGCTGCAGGGCAGAGATCGGATCCGAGCCAGCTTTGGCTTCGTAGACTCTCTGTTACTGATTGATTCTCTGTTACTACTGTTACTCTGTTACTATGTTACTATTTGTTACTATTATTCCAATTTCCCTGAAACGGTACGTTCAATCTTCCTCTTTTTGAGATGGAGATAGATCGCTTTTATGTTTCTCCCCTAGatctgaattttttttgttgttttgatgtaGATCTGTTTGGATCTGAtgtgttgattttttttcttttttttttttttggtttttccagATTATTAATGATAGGGAAACTGGTAGATCTAGAGGATTTGGATTTGTTACCTTCAAGGATGAGCAATCCATGAAGGATGCTATTGAAGGGATGAACGGCCAGGATCTTGATGGTCGTAACATCACTGTGAATGAAGCTCAGTCCCGCGGTGGCGGCGGCGGTGGTGGAAGAGGCGGTGGCGGCGGCTATGGAGGTGGCCGACGTGAAGGAGGTGGTGGCTACGGAGGTGGCAGACGTGAAGGCGGTGGTGGTGGATATGGTGGTGGCGGCGGTTACGGTGGTGGCCGTCGCGAAGGTGGTTATGGTGGTGGAGGTGGTGGATATGGCGGCGGTGACCGCTACAATGATGGTGGATCTCGCTACTCAAGAGGTGGCGGCGGTGGTGCTTCCGATGGGAACTGGAGGAATTAGAATTGCCGTTAGCTCCGTTACCGTTTAgattgtttttaattattttattatggttgGAAGTTTGGTTCAAGTCCCGTTTATGGTTTAATGGTTACTGTTACTGTTCTCGTTTTTGACCGCGATTGTTACCGTGGATGTTAGGTGTGAATCCGTATTTACAAAGTTCTTTTGAATTGAGTGAATGAAGATTTACTATTTACAGTTTCTTCCTACTCTTGCCTCAAGATTATTCGTCTATTGTTTTTTGCTTAA contains:
- the LOC107840409 gene encoding glycine-rich RNA-binding protein isoform X2, whose protein sequence is MAEVEYRCFVGGLAWATNDQTLADAFSQFGEVTESKIINDRETGRSRGFGFVTFKDEQSMKDAIEGMNGQDLDGRNITVNEAQSRGGGGGGGRGGGGGYGGGRREGGGGYGGGRREGGGGGYGGGGGYGGGRREGGYGGGGGGYGGGDRYNDGGSRYSRGGGGGASDGNWRN
- the LOC107840409 gene encoding glycine-rich RNA-binding protein 1 isoform X1, whose amino-acid sequence is MTKHLRMLFLSSAKLRNPRSVVALQGRDRIRASFGFVDSLLLIDSLLLLLLCYYVTICYYYSNFPETIINDRETGRSRGFGFVTFKDEQSMKDAIEGMNGQDLDGRNITVNEAQSRGGGGGGGRGGGGGYGGGRREGGGGYGGGRREGGGGGYGGGGGYGGGRREGGYGGGGGGYGGGDRYNDGGSRYSRGGGGGASDGNWRN